Proteins found in one Solitalea lacus genomic segment:
- a CDS encoding DEAD/DEAH box helicase, which yields MSLNLFHKVVSSWFEKSFQTPTDVQVQAWNAIKSGENTLIAAPTGSGKTLAAFLSAIDELVKQGIEGRIEAGTQVVYISPLKALSNDIERNLQFPLQGIKTELQQARLPDVQIEVMVRTGDTPMADRANMLKHPPHILVTTPESLYLLLTSVNGRKMLSTVHTLIIDEIHALVGDKRGSHLSLSVERLEALVKRKLHRIGLSATQKPVEQVAKFLVGNSLDEKLNCKIVDTGHSRKLDLSIEIPRSPLTSVMANEVWSEIYDKLIELIQLHETTLIFVNTRRLAERLSHNLNERLGAGQVLAHHGSMSKDHRFEAEQKLKSGNLKTLVATASMELGIDVGSIDLVCQIGSPHSIAAFLQRVGRSGHSVDKTPKGKLFPLTCDELVECVAIMDAIQRGELDKIIMPEKPLDILAQQIIAETACEEYTEEELFALVKRAYPYRDLIQKEFDEVITMLAEGFSTRMGRRAAYIYHDSINHRIKARKGARLTAIMSGGAIPDNFEYDVMLEPENVFLGTLNEDFAIESIPGDIFQLGNNSWRILRIENGKVRVADAEGQPPNIPFWLGEAPGRTAELSLAVSRLREEIAGRLDLDSLAVDQDGISYDNSWKEEAVNWLVEEKKIAPEAADQMVVYLAASKAALKVMPSQHTLVMERFFDEAGDMHLVIHSPFGSRLNKAWGLALRKRFCRTFNFELQAAANDDAIILSLGSTHSFPLEEVFNYLNPASVREVLVQAMLDAPVFGIRWRWNASRALAVVRRRADRKVPAQLQRMQSEDLVAHVFPDQLACLENIQGNREVPDHPLVNQTIRDCLYEAMDIEGLESLLVKIKNKEVELVAMDLKEPSPLAHEILNARPYAFLDDAPLEERRTQAVKSRRWFSPADLTNIGQLDAEAIATVKREAWPEVTNADELHDALLLSGFITGQEVTENTWSSYIDELLQTNRATALELADQHLLWVATERLSFIQEIYPKHEPLYKVVVPEWLMNIDPDKDALTELVRGRLEIMGPVTARQIANLMTLPVGEINAALYRLENEGFIFRGKFNDTSEEEWCERRLLARIHRYNIQKLRSEIKPVSAADFMRFLFAWHQMVADGQGQGPDALEHIIQKLEGFEAPAASWEGEIFPSRIADYDYLWLDMLCISGKIAWGRFRPSVSAINKEKKAASPIKTTPITFLRRNYLSTWKNVSSGIEETKFDSDSLHLSANALLVLTTLEQCGASFFDDILQKTKLFPSQTEDALGELISACLITSDSFTGMRALLVPNKFKTQAGSKRNSGVFSMNYAGRWSLLYAADNVQTNAYENTEAIAWALLRRYGCIFRKLAEHENLTPPWRDLVKVLRTMEARGQIRGGRFVEGVWGEQFALPEAIVELRNSRKANSEHQIELLISISAADPLNLTGILTPGRRIASYSGNRILYRNGIPVAIMEAKEVQFLIEVDEDQKWALKNALVQRTISPKLRKYLGKGVY from the coding sequence ATGTCACTTAATTTATTCCATAAAGTAGTAAGCTCATGGTTTGAAAAAAGTTTTCAAACACCTACGGATGTACAGGTGCAAGCTTGGAACGCTATAAAATCCGGGGAAAATACACTTATTGCAGCTCCAACAGGCTCGGGTAAAACGTTGGCAGCTTTTCTTTCAGCAATTGATGAGCTGGTAAAACAGGGGATCGAAGGCAGAATAGAAGCAGGAACACAGGTGGTGTATATTTCTCCGCTTAAAGCTTTAAGCAATGATATCGAACGTAACTTGCAATTTCCGCTACAGGGGATTAAAACGGAGCTGCAACAAGCCAGATTGCCCGACGTTCAAATTGAAGTAATGGTACGAACGGGAGATACCCCGATGGCCGATCGGGCCAATATGCTGAAGCATCCGCCGCATATTCTGGTTACTACACCCGAATCACTTTATTTGCTGCTTACCAGCGTGAATGGTCGTAAAATGTTGAGCACCGTACACACTTTGATTATAGATGAGATTCATGCTTTGGTAGGTGATAAACGAGGTTCACACTTATCGCTTTCTGTAGAGCGCCTGGAAGCACTTGTTAAGCGTAAGCTGCACCGCATTGGCCTTTCTGCAACGCAGAAACCGGTTGAACAAGTGGCTAAGTTCCTTGTGGGCAATTCTCTGGATGAGAAGCTTAATTGCAAAATCGTAGATACCGGGCATTCACGAAAGCTTGATTTATCCATCGAAATTCCCCGTTCACCGCTTACGTCGGTGATGGCAAATGAAGTATGGTCTGAGATTTATGACAAACTCATTGAACTGATACAGCTTCATGAGACGACTTTGATTTTTGTGAATACGCGAAGATTGGCCGAACGCTTATCGCACAATCTGAACGAACGGCTTGGTGCCGGTCAGGTGCTGGCACACCATGGAAGTATGTCGAAAGATCATCGTTTTGAAGCTGAGCAAAAATTAAAGTCAGGAAACTTAAAGACCTTGGTTGCGACGGCTTCGATGGAGCTGGGCATTGATGTAGGTTCCATTGATTTGGTGTGCCAAATTGGATCGCCGCACTCCATTGCGGCCTTCCTGCAGCGCGTTGGCCGATCAGGTCACAGCGTTGACAAAACGCCTAAAGGAAAGCTCTTCCCCTTAACCTGCGATGAATTGGTGGAATGCGTAGCGATTATGGATGCCATTCAGCGCGGGGAACTGGATAAGATTATTATGCCTGAAAAACCATTGGATATTCTTGCCCAACAAATTATTGCTGAAACTGCTTGTGAGGAATATACCGAAGAAGAGTTGTTTGCATTAGTTAAGAGGGCCTACCCTTACCGTGATTTAATCCAGAAAGAGTTTGATGAAGTAATTACCATGCTTGCCGAAGGCTTTTCCACTCGCATGGGAAGGAGAGCCGCCTATATTTATCATGATAGTATCAACCATCGAATCAAGGCCCGCAAGGGAGCCCGGTTAACAGCCATAATGTCGGGAGGAGCTATACCTGATAATTTTGAATATGACGTCATGCTGGAACCCGAAAATGTTTTTCTGGGAACCTTGAACGAGGATTTTGCCATTGAGAGTATTCCCGGCGACATCTTTCAATTAGGAAATAATTCATGGAGAATATTACGGATAGAAAATGGTAAGGTACGTGTGGCTGATGCCGAGGGGCAGCCACCTAATATTCCATTTTGGTTAGGAGAAGCACCTGGAAGAACGGCCGAACTTTCACTGGCTGTTTCCCGTTTGCGGGAAGAAATTGCAGGTCGACTTGATCTTGATTCTCTGGCTGTTGATCAGGATGGAATAAGTTATGATAACAGCTGGAAAGAAGAAGCCGTAAACTGGCTGGTGGAAGAAAAAAAGATAGCGCCTGAAGCAGCCGATCAAATGGTCGTTTACCTGGCCGCTTCAAAGGCAGCATTAAAAGTAATGCCCTCACAGCACACTTTGGTGATGGAGCGTTTTTTTGATGAAGCAGGGGACATGCATCTGGTCATTCATTCACCTTTTGGCAGCCGTTTAAACAAGGCCTGGGGGCTTGCTTTAAGGAAGCGCTTCTGTCGCACGTTTAATTTCGAGTTGCAGGCAGCGGCCAACGACGATGCCATAATCCTTTCACTTGGCTCAACTCATAGTTTTCCGTTAGAAGAGGTTTTTAATTACCTCAATCCGGCCAGCGTACGTGAAGTATTGGTCCAGGCTATGTTAGATGCGCCTGTTTTTGGTATCCGCTGGCGCTGGAATGCTTCGCGAGCCCTGGCGGTGGTGAGAAGGAGAGCCGATCGGAAAGTACCGGCTCAATTGCAGCGCATGCAGTCGGAGGATTTGGTGGCCCATGTGTTTCCTGATCAGCTGGCTTGTTTGGAGAATATTCAGGGTAATAGGGAAGTGCCCGATCATCCACTGGTAAATCAAACCATTCGCGATTGCTTGTATGAGGCCATGGATATTGAAGGGTTAGAGAGCCTGCTGGTCAAAATAAAAAATAAAGAAGTAGAGTTGGTGGCCATGGATCTGAAAGAGCCATCGCCGCTTGCCCACGAAATACTGAATGCCCGACCCTATGCATTTTTAGATGATGCTCCGCTAGAGGAACGCAGAACGCAAGCCGTAAAAAGCAGGCGATGGTTTTCGCCCGCCGACCTGACTAATATTGGTCAACTGGATGCCGAGGCAATAGCAACCGTGAAGCGGGAAGCCTGGCCGGAGGTGACTAATGCCGATGAATTGCATGATGCCTTGCTGCTTTCAGGTTTTATTACCGGACAGGAGGTAACTGAGAATACCTGGTCATCCTACATTGATGAACTGCTGCAAACCAACAGGGCCACTGCATTGGAGTTAGCTGATCAGCATCTGCTTTGGGTGGCAACAGAACGACTCTCTTTTATCCAGGAAATCTACCCTAAACATGAACCCTTGTACAAGGTGGTTGTGCCCGAATGGTTGATGAATATTGACCCGGATAAAGATGCTTTAACGGAATTGGTTCGCGGGCGCTTGGAAATTATGGGTCCTGTTACTGCGCGGCAAATCGCCAACCTTATGACGCTTCCCGTTGGTGAAATCAACGCCGCCTTGTATCGACTCGAAAATGAAGGTTTCATATTTAGAGGGAAATTTAATGATACAAGCGAGGAAGAATGGTGCGAGCGGCGGTTGCTGGCGCGCATTCACCGGTATAATATTCAAAAACTCAGGAGTGAAATTAAACCGGTTTCTGCAGCAGACTTTATGCGGTTCTTATTTGCCTGGCACCAAATGGTTGCCGATGGGCAGGGGCAGGGGCCCGATGCTTTGGAACACATCATTCAAAAATTGGAAGGCTTTGAGGCTCCGGCTGCATCCTGGGAAGGGGAGATCTTCCCAAGTCGTATCGCCGACTATGATTATTTATGGTTAGATATGCTTTGCATTTCGGGCAAAATAGCCTGGGGACGGTTTCGCCCTTCGGTTTCGGCTATTAATAAAGAAAAGAAAGCCGCCAGTCCGATTAAAACTACGCCGATTACGTTCCTTCGCAGAAATTATTTAAGCACCTGGAAGAATGTTTCCAGCGGTATCGAAGAAACTAAGTTCGATTCAGATTCGCTACACCTTTCTGCGAATGCTTTGTTGGTATTGACAACATTGGAACAATGTGGCGCTTCTTTCTTCGATGATATTCTACAGAAAACAAAACTTTTCCCCTCGCAGACTGAGGACGCTTTGGGAGAGTTGATCAGTGCCTGCCTGATTACCTCCGATTCGTTTACAGGAATGCGCGCTTTACTGGTACCCAACAAATTCAAAACGCAGGCAGGAAGCAAACGCAATTCGGGTGTGTTTTCGATGAACTATGCAGGCCGATGGTCACTATTGTATGCTGCTGACAATGTTCAAACTAATGCGTACGAAAATACCGAGGCTATCGCCTGGGCTTTGCTGCGAAGGTATGGTTGCATATTCAGGAAACTGGCTGAACACGAAAACCTGACGCCACCTTGGCGCGATTTAGTAAAGGTACTGCGTACCATGGAAGCTCGGGGACAAATAAGGGGCGGACGTTTTGTGGAAGGGGTTTGGGGGGAACAGTTTGCACTGCCCGAAGCCATTGTGGAACTGCGCAACAGTCGCAAAGCAAACTCCGAACATCAAATAGAGCTGCTGATTTCTATCAGTGCTGCCGACCCTTTAAATCTTACCGGCATTTTAACACCTGGTCGGCGTATCGCTTCCTACAGCGGAAACCGTATTCTTTATCGAAATGGAATTCCGGTGGCAATTATGGAAGCAAAGGAAGTACAGTTTTTGATAGAGGTCGATGAAGATCAAAAATGGGCATTGAAAAACGCCCTGGTACAGCGCACAATTTCTCCAAAACTTCGCAAATACCTCGGGAAGGGGGTATATTAG